The genomic interval TAACTGCAGACACGTCGAGTGGTAGTTCCTTCGCCTTTGACTTGTTCAATGGCTCCTCCTTTGGAAACATGTACACCTCCACGAAGTCATAAACATCATCGTCACTGGAGGGTTCATACTGTGGTACTTCGGATCTTCTTTGTTTTACTGCAGCGTTAGTTATTAGTGCCTTCGGAACAGCAAATATGGCTGAGTGTGGCTTGTCTTGTCTTTGACGTGACTGGCTGACCTTGTCTAAAGTGGTGTCACTAATACTAATCTCATCtacatctgaatgactttcatCTTTCTTTGCTGATAGTTCCTGCTTTACAACCAAACTGTGAGACTGGACATCATCCAATGGAACAGAGCTCTCTGTCTGTAAACGGGCATTGGATTCAGCTTGTGGTGAGCCTTTTTTGGCAGGCAGGAACCTCGCCCATTCTTCACCTGTAAGGACCTCCTCCAGTAAGTTGATGGGCTCCAGGTTGAGCGTGAATTCTTGTAACGTAAAAGTCCTGTGTcaacaatgtaaaatattagaAGGTCATTTCTGGTAGATATGATAGAGCATATCTAGTTAGCCATAACTCTCACACGGTGGTCATTTTCAGCCTGATGGACATTCACAACTTGTCGTTTGTACATggttaataatttttttaatgcacaaatgcATTTACGCAACACAGATCAGCATAACATGTttcaacactgctgttatactgTTCAGTGCTTTTCATCTCCAGTTACAGGAATTTGTGACAATGCTTTAATTGTATTAATGACATCAGGGAATGTAAACCCTCATCCAGCTGGCCTCACCATTTCCTCTCTAGGAATCCCCAAGGCCATTTTAGAGCATGTTACATTACTTCATTAGATTAAGTAAAGTTTATTAGATTAGCCCTTGAAGGAGTGTCGAATTCAACAGcagaacttgcccagaaatcaTGTGACATGATGCCTTTCTCTTTTCAAACTGAAGAAATCATGGATAAAACCCTATTAGAAACACAGCATAGACTAACAAAACCTTTCACTAGCAAAACCagaatatgttgtgttttggatgctggtgtgctgCCGCCCCAACCATGCTGTAatgggggagcgaggaggcggacgcacgtgctgagataagcgagatttattaactgcaaatccaaaatcaggatCGAGACAGTCCAcagtcatagagccaatacggataggtcgggggacagacatgacataaaccagaatacaacagaacaagcaaaacagaacaaacagaacatcaaacACCACATATAACAACCAACAAAGCAAAGaccagggaaaacacagggcttaaatacataagggtaacaagggacaggtgcaaacacaggtggagacaatcaggggtggagtcacgaaacgagggggcaggactagaaaaccaaaacaaacgcacatggaccggactgagaggggccaatcgtgacacatgctgggtgaccagcatCAGACCATCATTAACCAGCTTCGACCAGATTCGCTATGTTCACACTAGGGAGCAAACTACTCCATCTGTTATTCATGACTGCTTATATAACTTCATTACTCTGCAAGCTAAAGACTACACACCTGGCAACCACAACCACAGCTAATACATAACAGTTCTCTAGTCAGATTATGCAATTCTTCACAAGTAATGGATTCTATGTCCAAACTTCTGAaaactgaaacacttcttatttGTCATTACAAAGTCTGCATGGCTAGTTAATTATGGCATCAAGGCTTTGAGATATTATTAGGAAGAATCctgaatataaaacatattatgACTCCAAGGGAGAATCCACCCTGTCGCTGACCAAACAACACGTAGTTACAAAGTCATTAAAGGAACTCATTTACAGACAATAAACAAGATGTTTCACCAGCTTTCAGTTTGGATAGTCCTGAATACCAGTCCCACATAACATCATGGCCCAAGTTTCATGTTTAACTCTTGTTACATTTTAAGTGCAGCACTGTAACAGGTTCACTTGCTTTTGTAATGTTGTACTATGGAAATGTGCAGCCTATTTAAGCCTGTTAACTTATTCAGCTGGAGGCTTGCATGTAGTGTGTCCCAACCAGTTCCACCCTTTGATGATGCATGTATGACGTCATCCTCACCCAATACTCCAATCTGATGCTGCGTAGCTTTCCGGAGCTGTGATTTTCTATTTGTCTATAAGCCTTTTATGCAAAGCTTTTGTAATTTGCACCTGCATGAAAACAGCATCTTTTGGACACACCATGACTTTACGCTATGTAGTAACAAAGAAGTAAGATGCTGTGGTTGGCTTCAGAGAAACAGGGCCCAGGGCCTTTACAGTGAAACAGTTTATATATGCAAGAGGAATAACGGGATACTAATATTCTACACACCACAAGCCATGTTCATTGCACAGTCTACAATATATCACATTGtgtcattattaataaatacCTCATCATTGGGGCCTTTCCAGTCTCATGCTAAAAGAGCATTTTGATTGCGTTAGTAAAGGGGTCATTCTTTCAAAGGAATGTTGGAATGTCACTGAACTGGAAACATTTATGCTTGGAATGCAAGTGTCACGCTGGGTAAAATTCTTTTGGCTATACAGCAGATGGACCTTTAAAATGATGCAGTAGATAACACATGATCAAGACTCCACCCTTCGCATTACCACTATCATGTTTTGCACAAGTTATTTGAACTCATTCACAGTCCCCAGGGCCCTAATTCAGGGAGCATTTTCATCCCATCACAGCCCCCTGCACATCATCACACCTTACGCACATCATATCTTACCTAGGTCAAGTGTTTTTAGAGCTGGTCTGGAAATGATGCTTGGATGAGTGGACCCTGAAGCTGGGATTGAGAGCTTTACAGGGCcaccttaaccccttaaactctgaAGGACAGTGGGTGCTTAAAAACGTCCACTCTTTACATAAGATACATCTTAGTATTATAGTAATTGCTGATTAATAAGCttctataataatatatttaaggGGTCAGACAGGGGCGATGTCATGCCTTGACTTGCCTGGGCACTAGGAAAGACCTTGAAAAATACAGGGTcagattatttattatttatttatcggttatttatttattattattataataatagaGCTGCTCTACTCACAAGCTCTACATTTTATCTTTTACATGTCATTTATATCCACGTTGATTGGCCAGATGTATCTAAAAGACCTGCCCTCTTGCTGATTGGCGGCTGTATCAGAACAACAAGTCAAAGATAAAAACATGTCAATTTAAGctacatcattttttttaaaaggaactacttttttgaaaatatattttgactttttttttgatACTTGCCTTTGTAGTTTGACATGCACCGTAGTGGAGTTCTCTTTGGGGGGGATGGGTGGGCTAGGCTGGAGCTTCACTGGTGACTCTGCTTGTTCCATAGAAGTAACCTGATTCATAATGTATTTGTATGATTGAAAATCAAGGAACTTAGAATAAACAACGCTGCTGTTTAAACagaatttgtaaaaataaatgacatagGCCAGTTTTGCTAGAGAATAGTTAGTAATCACGTAATACTCCTTGAGTAGACTGACTTACAGATCGTGCCTCCCCTTCATCATCATGGTTGCTCCTACTGCTTCTCTTCTGCTCACGtccatttttctctttcaacCTTGCTACTAATTTTTGAGTGATGTTCTTCGTCTTCACCCTCTTTTGGGTTTTAGAGCCATCGTAGTCCACTGGCTCTGGCATAGCTGCCTTCAGCATGGCTGTCTGTTCTGGAATTTCATTTGCTTGGCCAAAATGCATGTCAGCTTTGTTCATATCTGCCATAGAGCCGCTGTTTGGGACTGAGAGAGATCTATCACTTCTTATTTCATTCGGTACCGGATCAGAAACAGGTCGCGCTGGCCTACTGATTGGATTCTCAAAGGTCTTGCATGAGTCCAGACCTTGTTTAGCCATGTGTTTGTCCTTGTCTGAAGGTTCTTGAGTCTTAGGTTTTCCATCCTTCTCAAAGCTAAGGTGGCATTCATTGGATAGGGGTGGTTTTGAGGGAGCTGGTCCAAGTTCTGTATTTGACACTGTTTTTCCTTTGATAACACTTCGGCCTGGGGTGAGAAGCAAGAGCTGTATGGGGCCATGGCTTAATGACTGTTCCCGAGTCGGACTGTCCTTCACATTATTGAAATGTGATTCCGCTCTAGAAGTTTCCTTCTCTGGCACAGGCTCCGCCCTCACACTTTCCCGCTCAAGCTGACCTTTGGTCTCTGgatcttcctctttctccttcatcaGATTGCGCAAATGATTAGACGTGTATTTCCTTCTCTTGTGTTTGAGAAGTATGCTTGGAGAAGCTCTGGACGTTTGACAGTCAGTTCCCAGTCTGTCATTTCTTGTAATTTCTTCATCAGCACCATTCCTGACTGCGCTCTCTAAACTTTGAGGCTCGTTTGTGGTATCTGAATGGTCTCTCCTTGGACAATTTGATTCCAATTTGTCCACAGTAACTTCACACGTGCTCTGATCTGTGTCCTTGGGGTGGCTATACCATTTAGACGTATGTAGGCCGGATGGCTTGACCTTCTCATTAGACTTGGATCTGTTCAACATAGAGTGAAGCACAGAGCTACTGTGGATTGTCTGTCTTCCTTCAGTCATCTGAATgtgaagacagaaagagagggtggGCAATGTGACAATATTGTATCATATGTTGATAAATTGTTACAGCTTTTCTGGGCATAGCATAGACATCAATAGTTATTATAGGACACTGCATGCTTAATTACAAAgtgcataattagtcctgtttaagtGGATTAAGTGGAGCGCAGTATGTGGAGAAATCAATTGACAAGTTATTTTCAAACCAAATGTTAACATAGTGATAACACAAAAAGTAGGTTGTTATTTTATAGCTGTAATTTATGCTCAGGGATCAGAACATGATGCAGCTTTTCTTGGCTGTATAATCCGCTGTCACCCCTCAACACATTGGCTTATGCTGTTTAGAGCTTGGTGTCTATTTTCTAGTCTATGtcatttttctctgtcttttcaaATAATCCTACAACTGCATACAGGCAAAATAAAAAGGTTTGGGCGCATGTTTTGTCGATTTAATGTGAACGTATGTACACATCCTCCACACACGTGCACATCTgaagcacaattactgtttatattttgaGTTTAACATGTCAGAAAAAAGTAAACGCCTGGTTAAAgtttatatttcatattatataaCATGTTACACTCAGCAAATGGATAGATGCTGTCTACTAAAACGAGCAGGAAATATCGTATTTATGTTTATTCGCTGTGGCACACGTGTTATTTTTACATAGACAATCAACAAAGCAATGAAATTTGAGCAGGGGTGTGCAAACATTTGCACACGGCCGTAGCTATCTCAAAACTTTccctttgtgtgtttttcttacCTCTGTTGTAGACCTCGGCCTCCTTCTCGGTGAATTCGGTTCCCTTCCTCATCACTTCTTGAACTTGCTCTTTCTCGTTCATTCTAATGCTTTTCTGTCTCCTGCCAGGTAACCAGGGTTTGttcccctccctctgtctcactccCGCCTCTGAGTGCCTCGGCTGCCTTCTAAAACTGCCCATACCAGTTGGTTTTCTGTACAAATGGCATTTTAACCTGACTGTAAAGTACTTCCGGTTATGAGCACTGCTGTGACTACTGTTACTGTTCTCCAGTGCTCTGATTAGCAGGGGCATAAAAGCACCGAGAAAGTTTGGGCATTGTGTTGAAATCTTATGCAGTTTAACGCGGAGGCTTAGGGCCAAAAACAGACTTCAgtgaaagtacaaaagtatcTACGTTCACATGTACTGTAACATATCAAATCAATATCAAATCAAGCGGGTAAAATGTaacgtttttttctttttcgtgTGGTGTTGCCGCTGACTAGTGTTATTTGTCTTCACActaaaagaaaacagcacagctgTTCTATTTTACACTCACATAGCCAGATAGATAACGAGAAAAATCAGTTGTAAGCGAATTCTGGACACTCTCCACCATCGACCACTCTTCACCATCGACCAGGGGCAATgaacacagacaaacaaaactGACTGAGTTAAATCAGAACAAAAGTCACTGGGGATTCTccactactctctctctctctctctctctctttaagacacacacatacagagaaatGGCAGTTTTACATAAACTAAATCGCCTGAGGTTTCTTAACACCTACACATTCCATTCCAAGTtagaggtcagggctctgtgcaggccattgGAAAGGTCCTttcccaaactgctgccacaaagccTAAGGGGTCGAGTCTGTACCCtcaaaaacagccccagaccattatcccttcTGCCTTACTATTTGCActgtgcattctggtaggtGCTGTTCTCCTGGCGTCTGACATACCTagattcgtccatcagactgccaagTGGTGAAGCATAGCtcatcactacagagaacacaattccaGTAGTGTCCAGCAGAGGCGTGCTTTAGACAACTCACCCCCGACGCTTGGACTCGTGCATCTTGATCTTATGCTTGTGTGGAGTTGCTCAGCCAGTGAAACCCATTTTCTGAAGCTGCCAAGGCACAGTTCTTTggtgatgttgcttccagaggcactttgaaactctgtagtgagtgattcaacagaggataggcgctatgtgcttcagcactcggcGACCCCGATCTGTGAGTTTACTTTGTctccatttcaaaataatagcacttacgtttgacaggggcagatctagctgGACACAAATTTCACAGACTGAGGCCGAGGTGGCATCTGAGGACAATGTCAGCCCTTTGCAGATAatattggacacccctggtctgGGGTGGCACAGAACTGTCCTGgaggagtggggggggggggggggggtacccTCAAGGGTTCGTCCTCATGCGTTTAGTTAGGAaatataattgtaccataatctacCAAcacaacatatatttttaatgttgcaCTGACTCTACATACCCTGTCTCGCCTCCAGcctgttttattgttctgttttaaaacattagtttatgaaAGGGTACAAATACGCACCTTTGCCCTGAGAAAAACCTATTTATGATACACAGTTGGACCTAAAAGCCATTGTTGTGCCTcagattttacatttacactatTTGTACcttgatcatttaaaaatgcacgTGTACAGGTGTGTGTACTATTTTTTAGATCTAGGCTAAAAACATTTCTCTTCTCATGTGCCTACATTCTACCAAAGAAGctcattttaagattttttttatcttttaaagttttttacTCTTAAGCActtcatctttatttttttcttttgatgtttcttctgcttttatttatgtaaagcaCAGTGAACGGCCTGTATATAAAATGCATGTAcataaagcacacacacacacacacacacacacacacacacacacacacacaaaactcttctaagccgcttctccctcagggtcgcggggggtgttggagccaatcccagctgtcattggacggaaggcaggatacaccgtggacaggtcgccagtcgcAGGGGTACATGAAGCAGCCCGGCCTATTCACTTAGGTTCCGGCAGGTGGCAGTCACATGTTTTGTGGCTCTAATAAGCCCTACATAAAACTTCCTGCGAATGATGAGGTCATTGGTGTGGTGAAGCACACAGTAACGGGTCGTGTCCAGTCCAGCTGTGCTGCGCCCACTCCACTGATTACAGCGGATCTTATTGAGGCCCTTTGGCTTCTCGACTGTGCACATACTGAAGCCTCATCTGCGGGAGAAGGTGCGCGTTCCTGTCGCGCGCTTCCACGTGCAGCATCTCCCTCTCCTGTCCAAACACCGCTGGACTTCACTGCCCGCTGCTTCCGGAGCAGGGGATGTCTGCGCTCGTGCATGTGCTCGTCCCGTTCCTGCTCTGCGTGGCCGTCGCCAACACCGGGGTCTTCGATCAGGTGCTGGTGGACACGAGCTATGAGCACTACGCTGAGCGCGCGCTCCCGCAGCTTCCCGGCTTCCTCGCCATGCCGTTCAACTGCCTCGTGAACGCGGGCTACGCGGTCGTGGGTATCTACTGGCTGCGCGCCCCAGGGCTCGAGCAGGAGCGCGCGCTCCGCTACGCCAAGGACGTGTTCGCGCTCATGGCGCTGCTCTACGGGCCCGTGCAGTGGACGCGCCTGGCCACGCTGCGCCGCGCGCCCGCCGTCCTGGACCAGTGGTTCACGCTTCCTATCTTCGCGTGGGTGCCCGTTTGGTGTGGTGCGGTGGCGCGCGGCTGGTCTGGCCCTCGCGCGCTCGCCGTCGAAGCCTGCTCGCTCGCCAGCTACGCGCTGGCGCTGCTGCACGAGAGAGGCTTCGAGCTCGCGCTCGCCGTCCACATCGCCGCCGCCGTTCACGCGGCCGCCACCCTGCAGCGCGCGCACGGGGACTCCTCGTCGCTGCGCTACTTTGCGCTCGCGGCGCTGGCCTGCGCGGGCTTCgtgctgctgaagctgctggacCACGAGCTGGCGCAGTGGTGGCCCTTCCAGCGCCTCACGGGTCACTTCTGGTCCAAAGTGTGCGACATTCTTCAGTTCCACTACAGCTTCTGCTTCCTCACGGACGTTTCGCAGAGAACTGCGCACAAACGCACATGAGCGCCGCCTGGACAGAGCAGCCTGAACCACCACGTGCAGCGATGACTCGAAGAATCAGAAGAGTCGATTAAAGAAAAGGTGAACTCAGCTGCAACGTCACAGATGTTATTCAGGAATGTGGTCAATTATAAGTTTAAGTGagactttttaatcccacaaacggggagaTTTCACCTCCCACacacccggagcggtgggcagccctatccacggcgcccggggagcagttgggggttaggtgtcttgctcaaggacagctcagtcatggactgtcgacGCTGGGgttcgaaccggcaaccttccggtcgcTGGGCCagtcccctaacctccagcccacgataTTCAGAGTAATACTCCAGAGGTGTCGAAAATGATGTAATGATTTCAAGTGATTATTGCTCTCGGACAACTGCGAAACGGAGGATTATTTTGTGGACGATTACACATCGTAACTCCCACAGGCTCCGCAGCACTCTGGCCCCGACGAGCTGCCCAAAAGCAAAAGTTCATCCCACCTTCAAGACGCGTCATCAGATGAGGGTTTTCCTGATCTGGCCAGAGTGTCCTGGGCAGAGCAGCCTAAACCCAACCAAAGTGCCTTTACTTCAAAAGTAAAACAACACTCGAGTGATAGTAAACGCAAAAAAAGAATTCCAGGGAAATTCCAGTTTActgtggtgatgataggaatcGGGTTGCGGTGTCTACGATGCCTACTTACTACGCGTAACAACCAGTAAACCTACGCATGTCTTCTGACTTTTCATACGTAATGTAGATGGTAATAGAATAGCATGTcatttggaaaagaaaagaaaacgcATTACAGTGCCCTGCATTTACTTCTCCAGCAGGAATTGGTTTAAGAAATATATTTGAGGCCAGAGTGTTTTCTCTACCCTGCTACAAACAGCAGCACGTGTTGTGTTTTGgctgtgaagaattctgacgTTAGGACaaagtatttcacatcaaacctgaaGGCCTTTATTTACATGTTAACCATGCAATTATGCGGAAATTTGGTAACCAGTTCACGTTTGTGAGCTATTTTGTAGTGGAATTCCGAGGGACAACAGAAACCTATATGaatatattccatcaacatCATTACAGCAGCTGGAGGGTCTGGCCTTTTGAGCCTTTTTCATTCTCTGTGTTGGATACATCAGCTAATATGCCAGCCTCCAGTGGGCAGCTAACAGACGGTTGACCTGAGATGTTGGCATGATTACATTTGATTGTGCTGCACTTTTTCCGTCTCACTTCATTTAGTTTCAGATCTCTAGCTTTTTCATGCAAGTCAGCACAGGCTCGGGAAAGCCTGACTTTCTCTTATTCCACAGCAGCGCAAGTAGTGCCTCTCGGAAGCCTTGGTTGGTGCAGTAGATGATGGGGTTCAGACTGCAGTCCAGATACGCCATTATCGATGCAAGTGTCCTCAGCCACTCAGGAGATGGTGACAGGTCCAGCCTTGCTAGCAGAATC from Pygocentrus nattereri isolate fPygNat1 chromosome 5, fPygNat1.pri, whole genome shotgun sequence carries:
- the si:dkey-9i23.6 gene encoding uncharacterized protein si:dkey-9i23.6 isoform X1, with protein sequence MTEGRQTIHSSSVLHSMLNRSKSNEKVKPSGLHTSKWYSHPKDTDQSTCEVTVDKLESNCPRRDHSDTTNEPQSLESAVRNGADEEITRNDRLGTDCQTSRASPSILLKHKRRKYTSNHLRNLMKEKEEDPETKGQLERESVRAEPVPEKETSRAESHFNNVKDSPTREQSLSHGPIQLLLLTPGRSVIKGKTVSNTELGPAPSKPPLSNECHLSFEKDGKPKTQEPSDKDKHMAKQGLDSCKTFENPISRPARPVSDPVPNEIRSDRSLSVPNSGSMADMNKADMHFGQANEIPEQTAMLKAAMPEPVDYDGSKTQKRVKTKNITQKLVARLKEKNGREQKRSSRSNHDDEGEARSVTSMEQAESPVKLQPSPPIPPKENSTTVHVKLQRTFTLQEFTLNLEPINLLEEVLTGEEWARFLPAKKGSPQAESNARLQTESSVPLDDVQSHSLVVKQELSAKKDESHSDVDEISISDTTLDKVSQSRQRQDKPHSAIFAVPKALITNAAVKQRRSEVPQYEPSSDDDVYDFVEVYMFPKEEPLNKSKAKELPLDVSAVKSLGVLDNSALKSRIHLSKKRMHRPPKKRIKEKPEDTQFSKFYTSCTPVDLSHHFSASTTSSSDKSAIASSVFYTNVTNWTQSCDSETSPPTPADEKLKAKEKVIKPKLWRPKT
- the si:dkey-9i23.6 gene encoding uncharacterized protein si:dkey-9i23.6 isoform X2 codes for the protein MTEGRQTIHSSSVLHSMLNRSKSNEKVKPSGLHTSKWYSHPKDTDQSTCEVTVDKLESNCPRRDHSDTTNEPQSLESAVRNGADEEITRNDRLGTDCQTSRASPSILLKHKRRKYTSNHLRNLMKEKEEDPETKGQLERESVRAEPVPEKETSRAESHFNNVKDSPTREQSLSHGPIQLLLLTPGRSVIKGKTVSNTELGPAPSKPPLSNECHLSFEKDGKPKTQEPSDKDKHMAKQGLDSCKTFENPISRPARPVSDPVPNEIRSDRSLSVPNSGSMADMNKADMHFGQANEIPEQTAMLKAAMPEPVDYDGSKTQKRVKTKNITQKLVARLKEKNGREQKRSSRSNHDDEGEARSVTSMEQAESPVKLQPSPPIPPKENSTTVHVKLQRTFTLQEFTLNLEPINLLEEVLTGEEWARFLPAKKGSPQAESNARLQTESSVPLDDVQSHSLVVKQELSAKKDESHSDVDEISISDTTLDKVSQSRQRQDKPHSAIFAVPKALITNAAVKQRRSEVPQYEPSSDDDVYDFVEVYMFPKEEPLNKSKAKELPLDVSAVKSLGVLDNSALKSRIHLSKKRMHRPPKKRIKEKPEDTQFSKFYTSCTPVDLSHHFSASTTSSSDKSAIASSVFYTNVTNWTQSCDSETSPPTPADEKIIKLPGLSLK
- the tmem187 gene encoding transmembrane protein 187, which produces MSALVHVLVPFLLCVAVANTGVFDQVLVDTSYEHYAERALPQLPGFLAMPFNCLVNAGYAVVGIYWLRAPGLEQERALRYAKDVFALMALLYGPVQWTRLATLRRAPAVLDQWFTLPIFAWVPVWCGAVARGWSGPRALAVEACSLASYALALLHERGFELALAVHIAAAVHAAATLQRAHGDSSSLRYFALAALACAGFVLLKLLDHELAQWWPFQRLTGHFWSKVCDILQFHYSFCFLTDVSQRTAHKRT